The DNA window GCTCCTTTCTCCTTTGCAAGCTCCATGAAATCGTTGGACCCTGGCAAATATACGTCTCCTTTTTTGGCTATTATAGCTTGAGTTAAAACATATCCAGACCCTCCGTAGATCGCTTTGACTTTTTTGCCGTATAACTCGATTATTTTCTCCAGCGGCGGGAGATTCGCTGATCCGGCGTAAACCAAAAGTTCGCTTTCCAAAGAAAAGGCTGAAACTCCGAGCAACGAAAAAGCTCCTACCGCCGACAGCTTTAAGAAATCCCTCCTCCTCATTCTTTTCCCTCGAAAATTTTCTCAAGCTCTTCGGCAGCTAAATCGTATACTTTCGAGTGCTTTTTAACTCTTTCTGTAAACTTGAAAATCCACTCTTTCATTCTATTGAAAAATTCCTGATCGTCCGTTAAAGCTAAAAATTCGAGCTCAACGCTCACGTGATCTGGAGGTTCGCTTAAATAAGTATATTTTAACCCCCTACTTTCGTAAATTTCCCTAACCTCGACTGTAGATTCTCCGTAAACGAGTCCCTCTCTGTAAAACGACTCGTAGGGATGACATTTGAGGGTTGGGTAGGAGCTTACGAAGAGTCTCGTATACTCCGTCTGGAGGTCTTTGAGACTCATCTTTGTTAATTCTTCGACGACATGGGAGTATTCGGGAATTTCTTCCACAAGTTTTCTCATTTCATTTATAGTTTCTTCAGTTGGGAAGGAAAAAATGAGGGAAAAGAGTTTGAATATCTTTTGCCTCTTCATTTTATGCAGCCTCTGCTTTTTCGACCGGCAGCGCTTTTAGTAGGAAGAGAAGGATGAAGGAAATTACCGCAAAGACTCCGATCGTTATCGTTATCTCTACTGGAGAGGGCACGTAGTTCCAGTAGTCCACGAAAATTGGCTCTGGGTTCATCAGAGTTCCTCTCACCTCTCCTACCGCAATAGGATAAGCCCATTCGAAACTTTCGTAGCCGAGGATTACGGCAATTCTCGTCGGAATCAGGTTGTAGGCTGGAGGCATAAGCAAATATCTATGTGCCAATATTCCTAGATTTATTATCACGCTTCCGAAAACCAAGCCGGAGACCGAAGAATACCTCGTTGCCAAGATTATTATGCCAAGTATCAACAGGATCACTTCTGCTGCATGGATAGCCAAGTAGTCTCTGAAAACGAGCATCAGTGCATCGTACTCTTTCCCAGCCTCCCACCACCACCTCACGAGGAAGTCGTTGTAGTACATGAAAAGCAATCCAGC is part of the Ferroglobus placidus DSM 10642 genome and encodes:
- a CDS encoding nitrate reductase molybdenum cofactor assembly chaperone encodes the protein MKRQKIFKLFSLIFSFPTEETINEMRKLVEEIPEYSHVVEELTKMSLKDLQTEYTRLFVSSYPTLKCHPYESFYREGLVYGESTVEVREIYESRGLKYTYLSEPPDHVSVELEFLALTDDQEFFNRMKEWIFKFTERVKKHSKVYDLAAEELEKIFEGKE